One stretch of Penaeus vannamei isolate JL-2024 chromosome 7, ASM4276789v1, whole genome shotgun sequence DNA includes these proteins:
- the LOC113808505 gene encoding uncharacterized protein isoform X2, producing MQSGRSGLGESLMAGRGESPGISPSDLYRLRYQCVVNRHGRHVLVQVFNWSYTGGSLSVKESLFQEPHFSSAQYRRLFNAHQRAKLESEEPVSSYDISLLYQLLRHTCALDADDERWVGEAPDGPSLENLLYKIKMHRNNLAHEELCMTQEDMEDKLEELRRLFVDAITKAGRRFSREDDEVARILEDINDRIDQVYRKIREPLREEDIAQYQQDVEEMRKHLEGRIQEASRAELEQLYSRFYEIRLLPWLPGDCQVNPTQIFTKFTLKEETNLAGEQTAREVAHNGILEVRRADGNAADVLIVVGDGGMGKTTYLKYLMEMWIKDPSSVPGLDQVELLFYIECRNPSIASLDQLIRHLLHDTPRNINVEYDHVRETVLHMQILILIDGFDEVNEASRQLIQEALHLPGANVLLLLTTRPGSLSALSALIPHSRRRLVLLLEGITKEHHSQFAGRLCESFVPDEENRTTIKMAVEEQLARLDAYLGAHLNSPLNLTLFTMLVIQDPTITETLTTATALYVLLTKLVTEKVTERISRKVWDPDIEYKISQFEDYNDGLAFRAMKRREYELQSDTVECLRGKCRELGLPHEELMSAFFTARSCRRGLFSALAYSYHHLRLQEFYTARHLYRSIVHSQNAEEVIHSYLAESVEWKSEQRFQNVLVHLTGLMARHSEHLAHVPGLLSQAHMPSTAVDPLLAHVVEAGLHPLVVQAAAAELQAHCEEWDGWVQVKNPGSLSALAPVLDEAPECVKTLALKASSRSPADESLTAAFRALSRKDVRLVLDLPNFYFSDQDLSITDETFHLISAAGETCCLEGFRGRLTPSALRLLPRCLKELRLRVDLRHVLVLSDVLPRLPNLEILGLKYEDPERYEVALLPPLPFSHRKLCFTFTPFVTDSEDDLQWASGTLARLCSQRPSGNCASIFFKNTSLTQTGIRRLFELLHEKGVSVSQRLDISLTQRPRDNAELSDLASSLGLGNFICHSSAQTATM from the exons ATG CAGAGCGGGCGCAGCGGCCTAGGGGAGTCGCTGATGGCAGGCCGAGGGGAGTCGCCGGGCATTTCCCCGAGTGACCTGTACAGGCTGCGCTACCAGTGCGTCGTCAACAGGCACGGGCGGCATGTGTTGGTGCAGGTGTTCAACTGGTCGTACACGGGAGGCAGCCTGTCCGTGAAGGAAAGCCTGTTCCAGGAGCCCCACTTCTCCAGCGCCCAATACAGGAGGCTGTTCAATGCCCACCAGCGAGCCAAGTTGGAGTCGGAGGAGCCCGTCAGCAGCTACGACATCAGCCTCCTGTACCAGCTGCTGCGCCACACGTGTGCGCTGGACGCGGACGACGAGCGGTGGGTCGGCGAGGCCCCGGACGGCCCTTCGCTCGAGAATCTCCTCTACAAGATCAAGATGCATCGCAACAACCTGGCGCACGAGGAGCTCTGCATGACGCAGGAGGACATGGAGGACAAACTGGAGGAGCTGCGGCGGCTGTTCGTGGACGCCATCACCAAGGCCGGTCGCCGCTTCTCCAGGGAGGACGACGAGGTGGCCAGGATTCTAGAGGATATCAACGACAGAATTGACCAGGTGTACAGGAAGATCCGCGAGCCGCTCAGGGAGGAAGACATTGCACAGTACCAGCAGGAtgtggaggaaatgaggaagcaTCTCGAGGGCCGCATTCAAGAGGCGTCGAGGGCAGAGTTGGAGCAATTGTACTCGCGGTTTTACGAGatccgccttctcccgtggctcCCTGGGGACTGCCAGGTGAACCCAACGCAGATCTTCACAAAATTTACCCTGAAGGAGGAGACCAATCTCGCTGGGGAGCAGACTGCTAGGGAGGTTGCCCACAATGGTATTCTGGAAGTCAGGAGAGCTGACGGCAACGCAGCAGATGTTCTGATTGTCGTGGGCGACGGAGGAATGGGAAAGACTACTTACCTGAAGTACCTGATGGAAATGTGGATCAAGGACCCGTCTTCCGTGCCTGGCCTTGACCAGGTAGAACTTTTATTTTACATCGAGTGTCGTAATCCCAGCATAGCCTCGCTTGATCAGTTGATTCGGCACCTTCTGCACGACACACCAAGGAACATTAACGTGGAGTACGACCACGTGCGTGAAACGGTTCTTCACATGCAAATTCTCATCCTCATAGATGGCTTCGACGAGGTGAACGAGGCGTCGCGGCAGCTGATTCAAGAGGCTCTGCACCTACCCGGCGCCAACGTGCTCCTTCTGCTGACGACGCGGCCGGGCAGCCTTTCGGCGCTCAGCGCGCTCATACCCCACAGCAGGCGCAGGTTGGTTCTGCTGCTGGAAGGAATCACCAAAGAGCACCACTCGCAGTTCGCTGGTCGACTCTGCGAAAGCTTTGTGCCAGACGAAGAAAACAGAACCACAATAAAGATGGCAGTGGAGGAACAACTTGCAAGGCTGGATGCGTACCTTGGAGCCCATTTGAACAGTCCACTAAATCTCACGCTCTTTACGATGCTAGTCATTCAGGATCCTACTATAACAGAGACTCTAACCACTGCCACTGCACTGTATGTTTTACTGACAAAATTGGTCACTGAGAAGGTTACTGAAAGAATTTCGCGCAAGGTTTGGGACCCCGACATCGAGTACAAGATTTCTCAGTTCGAGGACTACAACGACGGCCTGGCATTCCGGGCCATGAAGCGCCGCGAATACGAGCTGCAGTCGGACACCGTGGAGTGCCTGCGAGGCAAGTGCCGTGAGCTGGGCCTTCCCCACGAGGAGCTCATGTCTGCCTTCTTCACTGCGCGGTCCTGCCGGCGAGGTCTCTTCTCGGCCCTGGCCTACTCCTATCATCACCTCAGACTCCAGGAGTTCTACACCGCACGGCACCTGTACCGGAGCATCGTGCACTCACAGAATGCGGAAGAAGTCATCCACTCGTACCTCGCCGAGTCCGTGGAATGGAAGTCAGAACAAAGATTTCAGAACGTGCTGGTCCATCTGACGGGACTCATGGCACGCCACAGCGAACACCTGGCCCACGTTCCTGGCCTGCTGAGCCAGGCGCACATGCCCTCCACCGCGGTGGACCCACTGCTGGCCCACGTGGTGGAGGCGGGGTTGCACCCGCTCGTGGTGCAGGCCGCCGCCGCAGAGCTCCAAGCCCACTGCGAGGAGTGGGATGGCTGGGTGCAGGTGAAGAACCCAGGCAGCCTGAGTGCCTTGGCGCCGGTCCTCGACGAAGCGCCGGAGTGTGTGAAAACACTGGCGCTAAAGGCGTCCTCACGGAGTCCTGCGGACGAGTCCCTGACGGCCGCCTTCCGCGCACTCTCACGAAAGGACGTCCGCCTGGTCCTCGACCTCCCGAACTTCTACTTCAGCGATCAGGATTTATCGATCACTGACGAAACCTTCCATTTGATTTCGGCGGCCGGCGAGACCTGCTGCCTGGAGGGCTTCCGCGGCCGCCTCACGCCCTCGGCGCTGCGCCTGCTACCGCGCTGCCTCAAGGAGCTGCGCCTGCGGGTCgacctccggcacgtcctcgtgCTCAGCGACGTCCTGCCGCGCCTTCCCAACTTGGAAATTCTGG GTTTGAAATACGAGGATCCCGAACGGTACGAAGTGGCCCTTCTGCCGccgcttcccttctctcaccgTAAACTGTGCTTCACCTTCACCCCCTTTGTGACGGACAGCGAGGACGACCTGCAGTGGGCGAGCGGGACCCTGGCCAGGCTGTGCTCCCAGAGGCCGAGCGGGAACTGCGCCAGCATCTTCTTCAAAAACACAAGCCTCACGC AAACGGGCATCAGGAGGCTCTTCGAGTTGCTGCACGAGAAGGGCGTCAGCGTGTCGCAGCGCCTGGATATCAGCCTGACGCAGAGACCGCGAGACAACGCGGAGCTCAGTGACTTGGCGTCTTCGCTTGGTCTCGGGAACTTCATCTGCCACTCGAGCGCGCAGACAGCCACAATGTGA